A portion of the Paenibacillus hamazuiensis genome contains these proteins:
- a CDS encoding Rrf2 family transcriptional regulator, with protein sequence MANRSQQFSVAVHILCFLEFNKNDRTTSELLAMSVNANSAVIRRIMQKLTKAGLITSTLGTNAAITLVKQANQITLLDVYRATLENNQDLFIIHQDTNPTCPVGSKIPHLLDGVYSKVQATMENELSSITIDQLVKSGIVQGGNP encoded by the coding sequence ATGGCAAATAGAAGCCAACAGTTCTCGGTGGCCGTTCATATTTTATGTTTTCTTGAATTTAATAAAAATGATCGAACCACTTCCGAATTACTTGCGATGAGTGTGAACGCTAATTCGGCGGTTATTAGAAGAATCATGCAAAAGCTTACTAAAGCGGGGCTTATTACATCTACTCTCGGAACAAATGCAGCTATCACCCTTGTCAAGCAGGCAAATCAAATCACGTTATTGGATGTGTATCGAGCAACCTTAGAGAATAATCAAGATTTGTTTATCATTCATCAAGATACAAATCCGACTTGTCCGGTAGGAAGCAAAATACCGCATTTGCTGGATGGAGTTTACTCTAAAGTACAAGCGACTATGGAGAACGAATTATCGAGCATTACGATTGATCAGCTAGTCAAGAGCGGCATAGTCCAGGGAGGCAATCCATGA
- a CDS encoding alpha/beta fold hydrolase → MQYRVNGVELHVKQNGQGDLSLVFLHYYGGSLRTWGKITDVLKEEYHCIAYDQRGWGDSEKSAASYTIKDLADDAQALIRELGLKRYVIIGHSMGGKAAQLLASRQPDGLEALILVAPSPPTPQDMPQEMRKAMVHFYDNREGAEIALSNIALLPLEENVREMVLEDMQKSAPMARAAWPEIAMLEDISAEVMHIEVPTLVLAGESDPVDRLETLNSELLPRIPQAELRVISRTGHLSPLEAPDQISAEISNFLAKLEMSGLNPSKE, encoded by the coding sequence ATGCAATATCGTGTTAACGGGGTAGAACTTCACGTTAAACAGAACGGACAAGGAGACCTCTCTCTTGTGTTTTTGCATTATTATGGCGGATCATTACGAACTTGGGGTAAAATTACTGATGTTCTGAAGGAAGAATATCACTGCATAGCTTATGACCAGCGCGGATGGGGGGATTCGGAAAAGTCGGCCGCTTCTTACACCATTAAGGATTTGGCTGATGATGCACAAGCGCTTATTCGGGAGCTCGGATTGAAACGCTATGTGATCATTGGTCATTCAATGGGCGGTAAAGCGGCACAGCTACTGGCTTCACGTCAGCCTGACGGACTGGAGGCATTGATTTTGGTTGCGCCATCCCCACCGACCCCTCAAGATATGCCTCAAGAAATGAGAAAGGCGATGGTTCATTTTTATGATAATCGTGAAGGTGCGGAAATTGCATTAAGCAATATTGCCTTACTTCCTCTTGAAGAGAATGTACGTGAGATGGTGCTCGAAGATATGCAAAAAAGTGCACCTATGGCTCGTGCGGCATGGCCTGAAATTGCAATGCTCGAAGATATATCTGCTGAAGTGATGCACATCGAAGTCCCTACGCTGGTGTTAGCCGGGGAATCTGATCCGGTAGATCGCTTGGAAACACTGAACAGTGAACTGCTGCCGCGCATACCTCAGGCAGAGCTGCGCGTCATTTCCCGAACAGGCCACCTTTCTCCCTTAGAAGCGCCTGATCAAATCAGTGCGGAAATCTCGAATTTTTTGGCCAAGCTTGAAATGAGTGGACTCAATCCCTCCAAAGAATAG
- the cas3 gene encoding CRISPR-associated helicase Cas3', with protein MEYIAHIRGRDKQIQNVEEHLDGVRVLAEFYGDKIGVKHIAGLAGMLHDLGKYTNEFREYIIAAVSNPDSPPKRGSVDHSTAGGKLLYEHYHTGAPSRLEWILAEIVGNAILSHHSYLHDFLNPNLESPYLNRVRKTQEQLPEFEFTKQIFFEKVISETEFQRYVVNALTELDDFLSKPFAGNYESKLMFLAKFVFSALIDADRTNTRLFEENVSDEPEQNRKELFEAYYGKLLKKINSFHSRDDANTPINMLRSVMSEQCDKFAEKPSGIYTLSIPTGGGKTLASLRYALKHARLHHKKRIIYIVPFTTIIEQNAEEVRKILMDDEHILEHHSNVIDDANDNDEDQAGIINTRQRLKLAKDNWDSPIIFTTMVQFLNVFYAKGSRNIRRLHNLCESVIIFDEVQKVPVSCVTLFNQALNFLKTYGHSCLILCTATQPALDFVENKLEINPDAEIIHNLDQVIEAFKRVEIIDKATDEPFDSDKLAEFISEKIADVQSVLVILNTKTVVKRLYALLEGGDIPIYHLSTSMCAAHRNHILKQVRERLENREKVICISTQLIEAGVDVSFDCVIRSLAGLDSVAQAAGRCNRHGERGIRQVYVIDYAEENLDRLPEIKVGKKISKKILVDLKRDPSQHGGNILSARAMDKYFKEFYTEFGTKLNFFIPKLQKDMTELLTSDRKHSSYNQAYKHSKNENLPLFIVNSYGTAAEYFHVIDDRTTPVIVPYGEEGRDIIAQLNGNETMEELSRMLRKAQQYTINLFHYERESLIQNDGLVGLLDGKILALKESAYNEEFGLDLENDSTFELGMF; from the coding sequence ATGGAATACATCGCCCATATACGGGGACGGGACAAACAGATTCAAAACGTAGAAGAGCATTTGGATGGAGTAAGAGTGTTGGCGGAGTTTTACGGGGATAAGATTGGCGTAAAGCATATAGCAGGTTTGGCGGGAATGCTTCATGACCTGGGCAAGTACACCAACGAATTTAGAGAGTACATCATAGCAGCGGTGAGTAATCCCGATTCTCCGCCGAAAAGAGGAAGTGTAGACCATTCGACAGCTGGCGGAAAGTTGTTATACGAGCATTATCATACGGGAGCACCTTCCAGGCTCGAATGGATTTTGGCCGAAATAGTAGGAAACGCGATCCTATCGCACCATTCCTATCTTCACGATTTCCTGAATCCGAATTTGGAATCGCCATACTTGAACAGGGTTCGGAAAACGCAGGAGCAATTGCCGGAGTTTGAATTTACAAAGCAGATCTTTTTTGAAAAAGTCATCAGTGAAACCGAATTTCAGCGATATGTTGTAAATGCATTGACTGAATTGGACGATTTTTTGAGTAAGCCGTTTGCCGGGAATTATGAAAGCAAGCTGATGTTTCTTGCCAAGTTTGTTTTTAGCGCTTTAATCGATGCCGATCGAACGAATACCAGACTATTTGAAGAAAATGTGAGCGACGAACCTGAACAAAATCGCAAAGAGCTGTTCGAGGCTTATTATGGGAAACTTTTAAAAAAAATCAACTCCTTTCATTCTCGAGACGATGCGAATACGCCGATTAATATGCTCAGGAGCGTTATGTCCGAACAATGTGACAAATTTGCGGAAAAGCCGTCCGGGATTTATACGTTATCGATTCCGACGGGCGGCGGCAAGACGTTGGCCAGCTTGAGATATGCGCTCAAGCATGCCCGTCTGCATCACAAGAAGCGCATCATCTATATAGTGCCTTTTACAACGATTATTGAGCAAAATGCCGAAGAGGTTCGCAAAATCTTAATGGACGACGAACATATTCTGGAGCATCACTCGAACGTCATCGATGATGCGAATGATAATGATGAGGACCAAGCCGGTATTATCAACACCCGGCAAAGATTAAAGCTGGCCAAGGACAACTGGGATTCCCCGATTATTTTTACGACGATGGTGCAGTTTTTGAATGTGTTTTACGCCAAAGGCAGCCGAAATATTCGGAGGCTTCATAACTTATGCGAGTCGGTCATCATATTCGACGAGGTACAGAAAGTCCCTGTTTCGTGTGTAACGTTATTTAATCAAGCGCTCAATTTTTTGAAGACGTACGGCCATTCCTGTCTCATTCTTTGCACGGCGACACAACCGGCACTCGATTTTGTCGAGAATAAACTGGAAATAAACCCGGACGCAGAAATCATTCATAATCTGGATCAAGTGATTGAAGCCTTTAAACGGGTGGAAATCATAGACAAAGCAACGGACGAGCCGTTTGACAGTGACAAGCTCGCCGAATTTATATCGGAGAAAATCGCAGATGTCCAGAGTGTACTTGTTATTTTGAATACAAAAACGGTTGTTAAAAGGCTATACGCTCTATTGGAGGGGGGCGATATCCCCATCTACCACTTAAGCACGTCGATGTGCGCGGCACATCGGAACCATATTCTGAAACAAGTTCGGGAACGCCTCGAGAATAGGGAGAAAGTCATATGTATCAGCACCCAACTGATCGAAGCCGGGGTCGATGTAAGCTTTGATTGTGTGATTCGCTCCTTGGCCGGACTCGATTCCGTTGCGCAAGCCGCCGGCAGATGCAACCGTCATGGGGAGCGGGGGATCCGGCAGGTTTATGTGATTGATTATGCGGAGGAGAATCTGGATCGTTTGCCGGAAATTAAAGTCGGGAAAAAAATCTCCAAGAAGATCCTCGTCGATCTCAAGCGGGATCCATCCCAACATGGCGGTAATATTTTATCTGCTCGCGCAATGGATAAGTATTTTAAGGAGTTTTATACGGAGTTCGGCACAAAGCTAAATTTTTTCATCCCGAAACTACAGAAGGACATGACAGAGTTGTTAACGTCCGACAGGAAACACAGCTCGTATAATCAAGCCTATAAGCATAGCAAGAATGAAAACTTGCCTTTATTTATCGTGAACAGTTACGGAACGGCGGCTGAATACTTTCACGTCATCGACGATCGGACAACCCCCGTTATTGTCCCTTATGGCGAAGAAGGTCGAGATATCATTGCGCAGCTAAATGGAAACGAAACTATGGAGGAACTTTCCCGAATGTTGCGGAAGGCTCAGCAATATACGATCAACCTGTTTCATTACGAACGGGAGTCGTTGATACAGAACGACGGGCTCGTAGGCCTGCTCGACGGGAAAATACTCGCCTTGAAGGAAAGTGCTTATAACGAGGAATTTGGCCTCGATCTTGAAAACGACAGCACGTTTGAATTGGGTATGTTTTAA
- the cas5c gene encoding type I-C CRISPR-associated protein Cas5c, which yields MRNSIEFVVYGDYALFTDPLTKLGGEKLSYQVPTYQALKGIVESIYWKPTLIFYIDAVRVMNPIRMESKGIRPMDYGGGNTLANYTYLRDVRYQVRAYFEFNMNRPDMAYDRNEFKHHNILKRSLKAGGRRDIFLGARECQAYVEPCVFGEGDGFYNNYGDIHLGSMIHGINYPDETGRNQLEVRLWNPVMKNGIIQFIRPEQCTQVRLITDMVPKHFDRTNVITSDELLAQLEEGGNP from the coding sequence ATGCGGAATTCGATAGAGTTTGTCGTCTACGGCGACTATGCCCTGTTCACCGATCCGTTGACAAAACTCGGCGGGGAAAAGCTCAGTTACCAGGTTCCGACCTACCAAGCTCTTAAAGGGATTGTGGAATCTATTTACTGGAAACCAACGCTCATTTTTTATATCGATGCCGTGCGCGTTATGAATCCTATCCGTATGGAATCCAAAGGCATTCGTCCGATGGATTACGGCGGAGGGAACACACTTGCCAATTATACGTACCTTAGAGATGTGCGATATCAGGTTCGCGCTTACTTTGAATTCAACATGAATCGCCCGGACATGGCTTATGACCGCAACGAATTCAAGCATCATAACATCTTAAAGAGATCGCTCAAGGCCGGAGGTCGCAGGGACATTTTCCTCGGCGCCAGGGAATGCCAGGCTTATGTTGAGCCTTGTGTCTTTGGCGAAGGAGACGGCTTCTACAATAATTATGGCGATATTCATCTGGGCAGCATGATCCATGGCATCAACTATCCGGATGAAACGGGCAGGAACCAACTGGAAGTACGTTTATGGAATCCGGTTATGAAGAACGGCATTATCCAATTTATTAGACCTGAACAGTGTACACAAGTTCGTTTGATTACGGACATGGTGCCGAAGCATTTCGACCGTACCAATGTCATAACATCGGATGAACTGCTCGCACAACTGGAAGAGGGGGGGAATCCATGA
- the cas8c gene encoding type I-C CRISPR-associated protein Cas8c/Csd1 codes for MSWLLNLYETYEANVDLVGKIETKHNDQEYTLLPVSHTTQNAHIEVEITEDGEFHSASVIDKSDANTIIPCTENSASRAGAVIAPYPLHDKLSYVAGDYVAYGGVIKKEEPFSYYIKQLEQWADSPYAAAKVKSIYRYLSKGRLIQDLVDCKILYADTEHRLIDKWDKHAEEMYGARPPIFSVVTGELTSAFVRFNVYSSSGNILTKVWKDREMYDSFIRFYSSQLGDEDLCYVTGKTLPATDKHANKIRNAADKAKLISANDTSGFTFRGRFHHSHEAASISYEVSQKAHNALKWLINRQAKIIDQRVFLVWSNDDQHIPSIDEDLYSIAPIPAVKEKISFTNKEFASEVAKAMDGYRNRLSSSSGDKVNILVLDSATTGRMAVLYYRNMDKELYLDRLVDWHSTCVWLHRYRKDDNGDVVQFYGAPATRDIAFAAYGPRASDKIVKGLMERMLPCIIDGRNIPSDIISSSFHRTSNPEAMDRWEWEKTLSITCALINKKLNYRREGFNVALDTENNDRDYLFGRLLAIADVLERRALGADETRATNAIRYMSAFSRHPARTWKTIQDCLQPYQARLGTKGIYLSKIIDEVASRIPADKFTNKPLSEVYLLGFYSQRHELYQKKENNDPAETSI; via the coding sequence ATGAGCTGGTTATTGAATTTGTATGAAACCTATGAAGCTAATGTAGACCTCGTCGGCAAAATTGAAACCAAGCATAACGATCAGGAATACACGCTGCTGCCTGTCTCCCATACAACGCAAAATGCACACATCGAAGTGGAGATTACGGAAGACGGCGAGTTTCATTCGGCGTCGGTCATCGACAAAAGCGACGCGAATACCATAATCCCGTGCACCGAAAACTCCGCGAGCCGCGCAGGCGCTGTCATTGCTCCTTATCCGCTGCATGACAAACTGAGCTATGTGGCAGGAGATTATGTTGCTTACGGTGGGGTCATCAAGAAGGAGGAGCCGTTTTCCTATTACATCAAGCAGCTGGAGCAATGGGCCGACTCACCTTATGCTGCCGCCAAGGTAAAGAGCATCTACCGTTATTTAAGCAAGGGGAGGCTCATTCAGGATTTAGTCGACTGCAAGATTTTATATGCGGACACCGAACATCGGCTTATCGACAAATGGGACAAACATGCGGAGGAGATGTACGGTGCAAGGCCGCCCATATTTTCCGTTGTGACCGGCGAGCTAACGAGCGCGTTCGTTCGGTTCAACGTCTACTCGTCCTCCGGTAATATTTTGACGAAAGTCTGGAAGGATCGGGAGATGTACGATTCTTTCATTCGCTTCTACAGCAGTCAGTTGGGGGACGAGGATCTGTGCTACGTCACTGGGAAAACGCTTCCTGCTACGGACAAGCATGCCAACAAAATCAGAAATGCGGCGGATAAAGCCAAATTAATATCGGCTAACGATACGAGCGGGTTTACGTTTCGCGGAAGGTTCCATCATAGCCATGAAGCGGCAAGCATCAGCTATGAGGTTTCCCAGAAAGCGCATAACGCGTTGAAGTGGCTCATTAACCGCCAAGCGAAAATCATCGATCAGCGAGTTTTCCTTGTATGGAGCAACGACGATCAGCATATTCCAAGTATCGATGAGGATCTTTATTCGATCGCTCCCATCCCTGCCGTTAAGGAGAAAATATCGTTTACGAATAAGGAATTTGCAAGCGAAGTCGCCAAGGCGATGGATGGATATCGAAACCGGCTGTCGAGTTCGTCCGGTGACAAGGTCAATATTTTAGTTCTGGATTCGGCAACAACCGGTCGCATGGCGGTGCTGTATTACCGGAATATGGACAAGGAGCTATACTTGGACAGACTGGTAGATTGGCACTCCACCTGCGTCTGGCTGCATCGCTATCGTAAGGATGACAACGGCGATGTTGTGCAGTTTTACGGAGCGCCGGCTACGAGGGACATCGCTTTTGCCGCATACGGTCCAAGAGCGAGTGACAAGATTGTCAAAGGGTTGATGGAGCGTATGCTGCCGTGCATTATCGATGGCCGCAACATTCCGTCAGATATCATATCGAGTTCTTTCCACCGTACGTCGAACCCGGAAGCCATGGACAGATGGGAATGGGAAAAGACGCTGAGCATTACGTGTGCCTTAATCAACAAAAAACTAAACTACAGACGGGAGGGATTCAATGTGGCATTAGATACAGAAAATAATGACCGCGATTATTTATTCGGCCGTTTGTTGGCTATTGCCGATGTATTGGAAAGACGCGCCTTAGGCGCTGACGAAACCCGGGCCACTAACGCCATTCGTTATATGAGTGCCTTCTCGAGGCATCCGGCAAGAACGTGGAAGACGATTCAGGATTGCTTGCAGCCGTACCAAGCCCGACTCGGAACAAAGGGAATCTATTTATCCAAAATCATTGACGAAGTAGCCTCGCGCATTCCGGCAGACAAATTTACGAACAAGCCGTTATCCGAAGTGTACTTGCTCGGCTTCTACAGCCAGCGGCATGAGCTCTATCAGAAGAAAGAAAATAACGATCCAGCGGAAACATCTATTTAA
- the cas7c gene encoding type I-C CRISPR-associated protein Cas7/Csd2, which translates to MAILDHKIDFAVVLSVTKANPNGDPLNGNRPRQNYDGHGEISDVALKRKIRNRLQDMGESIFVQSNDRKSDAYNSLRERADANAELEKILKSKTVSSDEFARIACQEWLDVRSFGQVFAFKADKGAGVSVGIRGPVSIHTATSLDPIDITSMQITKSVNSEPGASRGSDTMGMKHRVDSGVYVFYGSINTQLAEKTGFSNEDAEKVKKALVSLFENDASSARPEGSMEVHTVYWWEHSSKLGQYSSAKVHRSLIVERLAPEPKSFGDYSFSVLPLEGLKVEIVSGL; encoded by the coding sequence ATGGCCATTTTAGATCATAAAATCGATTTTGCAGTTGTATTATCGGTGACCAAAGCTAATCCGAACGGGGACCCTTTGAATGGCAATCGCCCGCGTCAAAATTACGATGGTCATGGCGAAATTTCGGACGTCGCGCTTAAACGGAAGATTAGAAACCGTCTGCAGGATATGGGCGAATCTATCTTTGTCCAATCCAATGACCGCAAATCGGATGCATATAATAGTTTAAGAGAGCGTGCGGACGCGAATGCCGAGCTGGAGAAGATTTTGAAGTCTAAAACAGTCTCAAGCGACGAATTTGCCAGAATTGCTTGCCAGGAATGGCTTGATGTCCGAAGCTTCGGCCAAGTGTTTGCATTTAAAGCGGACAAGGGAGCAGGTGTCTCTGTCGGAATTAGAGGCCCTGTATCTATCCATACTGCAACAAGCCTTGATCCGATCGATATTACCAGCATGCAAATTACGAAAAGCGTCAATTCCGAACCGGGTGCGTCAAGAGGTTCGGATACGATGGGAATGAAGCATCGCGTTGATTCGGGCGTTTACGTCTTTTATGGCAGCATCAATACGCAGTTGGCGGAAAAAACCGGATTTTCGAACGAAGACGCCGAAAAGGTGAAGAAAGCGCTTGTTTCCTTGTTCGAAAACGATGCATCGTCCGCCAGACCGGAAGGAAGCATGGAAGTTCACACAGTGTATTGGTGGGAGCATAGCTCCAAACTGGGGCAATACTCTTCTGCGAAGGTACACCGGTCATTAATCGTTGAAAGACTTGCCCCGGAACCTAAGTCGTTTGGAGATTACTCGTTTTCTGTTCTGCCCTTGGAAGGATTGAAGGTCGAGATTGTTAGTGGATTATAA
- the cas4 gene encoding CRISPR-associated protein Cas4 — translation MLSGIQHFQFCKRQWAFIHIEQQWEENVKTIEGEYLHRKADQPFTREKRGDKLIVRAMPVKSENLKITGVCDVVEFVRNEGGVEINGAEGRYIAYPVEYKRGKPKTSDEDILQLAAQALCLEEMLLCDIDAGYLFYNEIKHRVEVPLTAAIKDKVKLIVAEMHDYFKRRHTPKVKTGPFCRSCSLQNICLPELMNKRTVKSYVEGKIKE, via the coding sequence ATGTTGTCCGGCATACAGCATTTTCAATTTTGTAAAAGACAGTGGGCTTTCATACATATTGAACAACAATGGGAAGAAAATGTCAAAACCATTGAGGGAGAATACCTGCATCGGAAAGCCGACCAGCCGTTTACGAGGGAGAAGCGCGGCGACAAACTTATCGTTCGCGCGATGCCTGTGAAGTCGGAGAACCTTAAAATAACGGGCGTATGCGATGTGGTCGAGTTTGTAAGAAACGAAGGCGGCGTTGAAATTAATGGTGCCGAAGGGAGATACATCGCATACCCGGTTGAATATAAACGCGGAAAACCGAAAACGAGCGATGAAGACATTTTACAATTAGCTGCACAAGCCCTCTGTCTGGAGGAAATGCTGCTGTGCGACATCGACGCAGGTTATCTGTTTTACAACGAGATCAAACATAGGGTTGAAGTTCCGCTAACGGCAGCTATTAAAGACAAAGTGAAGCTAATTGTCGCGGAAATGCATGACTATTTCAAACGTAGACATACGCCTAAAGTGAAAACCGGGCCTTTCTGCCGAAGCTGTTCCCTTCAAAACATTTGCTTGCCGGAGCTTATGAATAAACGGACGGTGAAGAGTTACGTGGAAGGGAAAATCAAAGAATGA
- the cas1c gene encoding type I-C CRISPR-associated endonuclease Cas1c, which translates to MKKLLNTLYITQPDVYLSLDGDNIVVLKEQEKLGRLPLHNLESIIAFGYTGASPALMGYCAERNISLVFYTMNGRFLARVIGESKGNVVLRKKQYQVSEDEVLSAKIARNFIIGKIFNHKWIIERMTRDYPLRIDVAQFKSISQQLSGILLEVRSCEDLERLRGLEGQAAVSYNKLFDSMILQQKEDFYFHSRSRRPPLDNVNAMLSFAYSLLANDMAAALEGVGLDAYVGFLHRDRPGRASLALDMMEELRGVFADKFVLSLINKKIVSKEDFVKKENGSVMMRDEARKKFLASWQDRKQEKITHPYLGEKISWGLVPHAQALLLARYLRNDLDEYPPFLWK; encoded by the coding sequence ATGAAAAAGCTGCTGAATACGCTGTATATCACACAACCCGATGTTTATTTGTCGCTGGACGGCGATAATATCGTGGTGCTTAAGGAGCAGGAGAAGCTGGGCAGGCTGCCTCTGCATAACCTGGAATCGATTATCGCCTTTGGCTACACCGGTGCAAGCCCGGCATTAATGGGATATTGTGCAGAACGCAATATCTCGCTAGTATTTTACACGATGAACGGCAGGTTTCTTGCCAGAGTCATCGGGGAAAGCAAGGGCAACGTCGTCCTGAGAAAGAAGCAATATCAAGTATCGGAAGATGAGGTTCTGTCTGCGAAAATTGCCCGTAATTTTATTATCGGCAAAATTTTCAATCACAAATGGATCATAGAAAGAATGACCAGAGATTATCCTTTACGCATTGATGTCGCACAGTTCAAATCCATTTCGCAGCAGCTATCCGGTATCCTATTAGAAGTAAGATCGTGTGAAGATTTAGAAAGATTAAGAGGATTAGAGGGACAGGCGGCCGTTAGCTACAATAAACTGTTTGATTCCATGATCTTACAGCAAAAAGAAGATTTCTACTTTCACTCGCGTTCCCGCAGGCCGCCGCTCGATAACGTGAATGCGATGTTATCGTTCGCTTATTCGCTGCTGGCCAATGATATGGCAGCCGCGCTGGAAGGCGTCGGACTGGATGCATATGTTGGATTTTTGCATCGGGACCGGCCGGGACGCGCTTCTTTGGCGCTGGATATGATGGAAGAGCTTCGGGGAGTCTTTGCAGATAAGTTTGTGCTGTCGTTAATTAATAAGAAGATTGTGAGTAAAGAGGATTTTGTAAAAAAAGAGAACGGCTCTGTTATGATGAGGGATGAGGCTAGAAAGAAGTTTCTAGCCTCATGGCAAGATAGGAAGCAGGAGAAAATCACGCACCCCTACCTTGGCGAGAAGATCTCATGGGGATTAGTCCCTCATGCACAGGCATTATTGTTAGCCAGATATTTGCGTAATGATCTGGATGAGTATCCGCCATTCTTATGGAAGTAG
- the cas2 gene encoding CRISPR-associated endonuclease Cas2, whose translation MLVLVTYDVSTVSSAGQKRLRQVSKICLSYGQRVQNSVFECVVDATQYAILKLKLLDIIDQDQDSLRFYQLGNNYKNKVEHIGVKQSFDLEGPLIL comes from the coding sequence GTGCTGGTATTGGTTACCTATGATGTTAGCACGGTTAGCAGTGCAGGGCAAAAAAGACTGCGTCAAGTCTCGAAAATATGCCTGAGTTACGGTCAACGTGTACAAAATTCGGTTTTTGAATGCGTTGTAGATGCTACGCAATATGCTATATTAAAATTAAAGCTTCTCGACATCATCGATCAAGATCAGGATAGCCTTCGGTTCTATCAATTGGGGAATAATTACAAGAATAAGGTGGAACATATTGGTGTGAAACAATCCTTTGATTTAGAAGGCCCATTGATATTGTAG
- a CDS encoding PIN domain-containing protein yields the protein MVIKTPDALILALAIAAGADIFITNDLRLEQVDEIRCISIGQL from the coding sequence ATGGTGATTAAGACCCCGGATGCACTCATCTTAGCGTTAGCAATCGCGGCAGGAGCGGATATTTTTATTACAAACGATTTAAGGCTCGAACAAGTTGATGAAATTCGATGCATTAGCATTGGGCAACTGTAA